One stretch of Rhinolophus ferrumequinum isolate MPI-CBG mRhiFer1 chromosome 3, mRhiFer1_v1.p, whole genome shotgun sequence DNA includes these proteins:
- the LOC117020369 gene encoding 40S ribosomal protein S25-like yields the protein MPPKDDKKKKDAGKSAKKDKDPVNKSGGKAKKKKWSKGKVRDKLNNLVLFDKATYDKLCKEVPNYKLITPAVVPERLKIRGSLARAALQELLSKGLIKLVSKHRAQVIYTRNTKGGDAPAAGEDA from the coding sequence ATGCCGCCCAAAGAcgacaagaagaagaaagatgctGGAAAGTCGGCCAAGAAAGACAAAGACCCAGTGAACAAATCTGGAGGCAAGGCCAAAAAGAAGAAGTGGTCCAAAGGCAAAGTTCGGGACAAGCTCAATAACCTAGTCTTGTTTGACAAAGCGACATATGACAAACTCTGTAAGGAAGTTCCCAACTATAAGCTTATAACCCCAGCTGTTGTCCCCGAGAGACTGAAGATCCGCGGTTCCTTGGCCAGGGCAGCCCTTCAGGAGCTCCTTAGTAAAGGacttattaaattagtttcaaagCACCGAGCTCAAGTAATTTACACCAGAAACACCAAGGGTGGGGATGCCCCAGCTGCTGGTGAAGATGCATGA